A single window of Phyllostomus discolor isolate MPI-MPIP mPhyDis1 chromosome 13, mPhyDis1.pri.v3, whole genome shotgun sequence DNA harbors:
- the HNRNPA0 gene encoding heterogeneous nuclear ribonucleoprotein A0 → MDNSQLCKLFIGGLNVQTSESGLRGHFEAFGTLTDCVVVVNPQTKRSRCFGFVTYSNVEEADAAMAASPHAVDGNTVELKRAVSREDSARPGAHAKVKKLFVGGLKGDVAEGDLIEHFSQFGTVEKAEIIADKQSGKKRGFGFVYFQNHDAADKAAVVKFHPIQGHRVEVKKAVPKEDIHSGGGGGGSRSSRGGRGGRGRGGGRDQNGLSKGGGGGYNSYGGYGGGGGGYNAYGGGGGGSSYGGSDYGNGFGGFGSYSQHQSSYGPMKSGGGGGGGSSWGGRSNSGPYRGGYGGGGGYGGSSF, encoded by the coding sequence ATGGATAATTCCCAGTTGTGTAAGCTGTTCATAGGCGGCCTCAATGTGCAGACGAGTGAGTCGGGCCTGCGCGGCCACTTTGAGGCCTTTGGGACTCTGACGGACTGCGTGGTGGTGGTGAACCCCCAGACCAAGCGCTCCCGTTGCTTCGGCTTCGTGACCTACTCCAATGTGGAGGAGGCTGATGCCGCCATGGCCGCCTCGCCCCATGCAGTGGACGGCAACACGGTGGAGCTGAAGCGGGCGGTGTCCCGGGAGGATTCGGCGCGGCCCGGTGCCCACGCCAAGGTTAAGAAGCTCTTTGTTGGGGGCCTTAAAGGAGACGTGGCCGAGGGCGACCTGATCGAGCACTTCTCGCAGTTTGGCACCGTGGAAAAGGCCGAGATTATTGCCGACAAGCAGTCCGGCAAGAAGCGTGGCTTCGGCTTCGTGTATTTTCAGAATCACGACGCGGCAGACAAGGCCGCAGTGGTCAAGTTCCATCCAATCCAGGGCCATCGTGTGGAGGTGAAGAAGGCCGTCCCCAAGGAGGATATCCACTCCGGTGGGGGCGGAGGCGGCTCCCGGTCCTCCCGAGGCGGCCGGGGCGGCCGGGGTCGCGGTGGCGGTCGTGACCAGAACGGCCTGTCTAAGGGCGGTGGCGGCGGTTACAACAGCTACGGTGGttacggcggcggcggcggcggctacAATGCCTACGGAGGAGGCGGAGGCGGTTCGTCTTACGGTGGAAGCGACTACGGTAACGGCTTCGGCGGCTTCGGCAGCTACAGTCAGCACCAGTCCTCCTATGGGCCCATGAagagcggcggcggcggtggaggaggcagcagctggggcgGTCGCAGTAACAGTGGACCTTACAGAGGTGGCTATGGCGGTGGGGGTGGCTATGGAGGCAGTTCCTTCTAA